A stretch of the Candidatus Cloacimonadota bacterium genome encodes the following:
- a CDS encoding FlgD immunoglobulin-like domain containing protein encodes MKKTILTIVLGLFIASGVKAQTTFERTYGGTDEDYGSSVQQTYDGGYIIAGWTESLTGGNDVYLIKTDEDGDTVWTKTYGGTRTDEGFSVQQTSDSGYIVVGHTYSFGAAYEDDVWLIKTDSDGDTLWTKAYGESNHCDRGYSVQQTNDRGYIITGYTESYGLNYAHVWLIKTDSLGNILWDKTFGGADNIGYGRSVQQTNEGGYIITGWTDSYGTGDNDVWLIKTDSSGNFLWDKKFGRGYHDYGRSVRQTNDGGYIVTGETRPYGADNSDVWLIKTYANGDTVWTKTYGGSTADRGWSVRQTFGGGYIITGYTTSGAGSGDVWLIKADSSGNKLWDKTFGGSSYDYGRSVQQTNDGGYIVTGITSSYGAGNEDVYLIKTDGDGFVNIDNEPLVTNNYLFLQNYPNPFKTETTIRFSLKGPSHVELKIYNIKGQLVKKLVDCQQMSGKHSVVWDGSDENGKAVSNEIYLYRLHSNGASETRKMLLIK; translated from the coding sequence ATGAAAAAGACTATATTAACAATAGTTCTGGGCCTATTTATCGCCTCTGGAGTTAAGGCACAAACAACATTTGAGCGCACTTATGGCGGCACTGACGAGGATTATGGCTCTTCAGTCCAACAGACCTATGATGGTGGATATATCATTGCAGGATGGACAGAGTCGTTAACTGGCGGTAACGATGTTTATCTGATAAAGACAGATGAGGATGGCGATACCGTCTGGACAAAGACATATGGTGGCACGCGTACCGATGAAGGCTTTTCAGTTCAACAAACCTCTGATAGTGGGTACATCGTTGTGGGACACACATATTCGTTCGGTGCAGCTTATGAAGATGATGTCTGGCTTATAAAGACAGATTCAGATGGTGATACGCTCTGGACAAAGGCATACGGCGAAAGTAATCACTGTGATAGGGGCTATTCTGTTCAACAGACCAATGATAGGGGATATATAATAACGGGATATACAGAGTCTTACGGTCTAAATTATGCTCATGTCTGGCTCATTAAGACAGATTCGTTGGGAAATATATTATGGGATAAGACATTTGGCGGAGCCGACAACATCGGTTATGGTCGTTCTGTTCAGCAGACTAATGAAGGGGGATATATAATAACTGGATGGACAGATTCTTACGGTACGGGTGATAATGATGTGTGGCTCATAAAGACAGATTCGTCAGGAAATTTTTTATGGGATAAAAAATTTGGTAGAGGGTACCACGATTATGGTCGTTCTGTTCGGCAAACTAATGATGGGGGATATATTGTAACTGGAGAGACACGCCCTTACGGTGCAGATAATTCTGATGTATGGCTCATTAAGACATACGCAAATGGTGATACGGTCTGGACAAAGACATACGGCGGAAGTACTGCTGATAGGGGCTGGTCTGTTCGGCAGACTTTTGGTGGGGGATATATAATAACTGGATACACAACATCCGGCGCAGGCAGTGGTGATGTCTGGCTTATAAAGGCAGATTCATCAGGAAATAAATTATGGGATAAGACATTCGGCGGAAGTTCCTATGATTATGGTCGTTCTGTTCAGCAAACTAATGATGGTGGATATATCGTAACTGGAATAACAAGCTCTTACGGTGCAGGCAATGAGGATGTCTATCTTATCAAGACAGATGGTGATGGATTTGTGAATATAGATAATGAGCCTTTAGTGACTAATAATTATCTTTTTCTTCAGAACTATCCTAACCCGTTCAAGACTGAAACTACAATTCGTTTTTCATTAAAAGGACCATCTCACGTGGAACTTAAAATTTATAATATCAAAGGTCAATTAGTAAAGAAATTAGTTGATTGTCAGCAAATGAGTGGCAAACATTCCGTAGTCTGGGATGGCAGTGATGAGAATGGAAAAGCAGTTAGTAATGAAATATATCTGTATAGGTTGCATTCAAATGGTGCTAGTGAAACGCGTAAAATGTTACTGATTAAATGA